The Miltoncostaea oceani genome includes a region encoding these proteins:
- a CDS encoding acyl-CoA carboxylase epsilon subunit: MSGGGWTAYTPRSAPLRVTAGGVPSPRQLAALTAALTTLVESERPVAADPLPAAYRSRWRRAALIESSEVPLNVKDVGPPWGVH; this comes from the coding sequence GTGAGCGGTGGGGGGTGGACGGCGTACACGCCCCGGTCGGCGCCCCTGCGCGTCACGGCCGGCGGTGTCCCGTCCCCGCGCCAGCTCGCGGCCCTGACGGCCGCGCTCACCACCCTCGTCGAGTCGGAGCGGCCCGTCGCCGCCGACCCGCTGCCCGCCGCCTACCGCTCGCGCTGGCGCCGGGCCGCGCTCATCGAGTCGAGCGAGGTCCCGCTCAACGTCAAGGACGTCGGTCCGCCCTGGGGAGTCCACTAG
- a CDS encoding acetyl-CoA carboxylase biotin carboxylase subunit has translation MPFSKVMVANRGEIAIRVFRTLREMGIPSVAVYSEVDRDALFVGYADEAYLLGPGPASESYLNIPRILEVAAEAGVDAVHPGYGFLAENAGFARALGEAGITWIGPPPDAIDAMGSKTGARALMDAAGVPIVPGVTDPVPDLEAARPIADDIGYPVAVKAAAGGGGKGFRVALTPDELPGAFEGARGEGERFFADGTVYLERYLPHPRHVEIQVFADTHGSCIWLGERDCSVQRRHQKLIEETPSPIVSDDLRRRMGEASVTAATAVGYTGAGTLEYLVSGEEFFFLEMNTRIQVEHTVTEAVTGIDLVREQVRVAAGEPLSVTQEEVAPRGHAFECRINAEDASAKFMPSPARITAYREPSGPGVRVDSGVRAGSDIPEIYDPMVAKLIVWDVDRESARLRMLRALSEYVVEGPATLIPFHRALLQDEEFIAGGACHDLLARMADTATPIPGDLPPVAAEASDTADEPVPTAERHFTAEIDGRRFEVALRYDEPAGGAGPAPAARKPKAKRGSGGGGGGGNPDEVVTPMQGTVLKVLVEQGQEITAGTVVAIVEAMKMENEVTAQRDGTVTEVRVAAGQGVSVGEVLAIVG, from the coding sequence ATGCCGTTCAGCAAGGTGATGGTCGCCAACCGCGGCGAGATCGCGATCCGCGTCTTCCGGACGCTGCGCGAGATGGGGATCCCGTCGGTGGCCGTCTACAGCGAGGTCGACCGCGACGCCCTGTTCGTGGGCTACGCCGACGAGGCGTACCTGCTGGGTCCCGGCCCGGCGAGCGAGAGCTACCTCAACATCCCGCGCATCCTGGAGGTCGCCGCCGAGGCCGGCGTCGACGCGGTCCACCCCGGCTACGGGTTCCTGGCCGAGAACGCCGGGTTCGCCCGGGCGCTCGGCGAGGCCGGCATCACCTGGATCGGCCCGCCGCCGGACGCGATCGACGCGATGGGCTCCAAGACCGGGGCGCGCGCCCTGATGGACGCCGCCGGCGTCCCGATCGTCCCGGGCGTCACCGACCCGGTGCCCGACCTGGAGGCCGCGCGGCCCATCGCCGACGACATCGGCTACCCGGTGGCGGTGAAGGCCGCGGCGGGGGGCGGCGGGAAGGGCTTCCGCGTGGCGCTGACCCCGGACGAGCTGCCCGGCGCCTTCGAGGGGGCCCGCGGCGAGGGCGAGCGGTTCTTCGCCGACGGCACCGTGTACCTGGAGCGGTACCTGCCGCACCCCCGGCACGTCGAGATCCAGGTGTTCGCCGACACGCACGGGTCGTGCATCTGGCTGGGGGAGCGGGACTGCTCCGTGCAGCGGCGCCACCAGAAGCTGATCGAGGAGACCCCGAGCCCCATCGTCTCGGACGACCTGCGGCGGCGCATGGGCGAGGCGTCCGTCACGGCCGCGACGGCGGTGGGCTACACCGGCGCGGGCACGCTGGAGTACCTCGTCTCGGGCGAGGAGTTCTTCTTCCTCGAGATGAACACCCGCATCCAGGTGGAGCACACCGTCACGGAGGCCGTGACCGGCATCGACCTGGTGCGCGAGCAGGTGCGCGTCGCCGCCGGCGAGCCGCTCTCCGTGACCCAGGAGGAGGTCGCCCCCCGCGGCCACGCCTTCGAGTGCCGCATCAACGCCGAGGACGCCTCGGCGAAGTTCATGCCGTCGCCCGCGCGCATCACCGCCTACCGCGAGCCGTCGGGCCCCGGCGTCCGCGTCGACTCCGGCGTGCGCGCCGGGTCGGACATCCCGGAGATCTACGACCCGATGGTCGCCAAGCTGATCGTGTGGGACGTCGACCGCGAGTCGGCGCGCCTGCGGATGCTGCGCGCGCTCTCGGAGTACGTGGTCGAGGGGCCCGCGACCCTCATCCCCTTCCACCGCGCGCTGCTGCAGGACGAGGAGTTCATCGCGGGCGGGGCCTGCCACGACCTGCTGGCCCGGATGGCCGACACGGCGACCCCGATCCCCGGCGACCTGCCGCCCGTCGCGGCCGAGGCCTCCGACACCGCCGACGAGCCGGTGCCCACGGCCGAGCGCCACTTCACCGCCGAGATCGACGGCCGCCGCTTCGAGGTGGCCCTGCGGTACGACGAGCCGGCGGGCGGCGCGGGACCCGCCCCGGCGGCGAGGAAGCCGAAGGCGAAGCGCGGCTCCGGGGGCGGCGGGGGCGGCGGCAACCCGGACGAGGTGGTCACCCCGATGCAGGGCACCGTGCTGAAGGTGCTCGTGGAGCAGGGCCAGGAGATCACGGCCGGCACCGTCGTCGCCATCGTCGAGGCCATGAAGATGGAGAACGAGGTCACCGCCCAGCGGGACGGGACGGTGACGGAGGTGCGCGTCGCGGCGGGGCAGGGAGTCTCGGTCGGCGAAGTGCTCGCGATCGTCGGGTAG
- the sucC gene encoding ADP-forming succinate--CoA ligase subunit beta produces MDLLEYQGKRLLAGHGIQIPRGEVAETPEAARAAAESIGGRVVVKAQVQIGGRGKAGGIKLAESPDEAQKHAEAILGMDIRGHTVKSVWIEEASAIKREYYASVTFDRAARRPLVMLSAVGGMDIEEVAVSNPGALVRRHIDPLIGFQAHDARWLTYHAGIDEEAIKGVISILGTLYDAFVSLDAMLVEINPLVLTEDDRVIALDAKVTIDGNAVHRHPELSEIGDVSPDDPQEKMARERGVTYVKLDGDVGILGNGAGLVMSTLDVVALAGGRPANFLDAGGGSKADEVVTALEVLLSDEKVKALLVNIFGGITRCDEVAEGLLTALERLGTTLPIVVRLDGTNEDAGRAIIRERAPSNVVVEETMLSAARRAVELAKENA; encoded by the coding sequence GTGGATCTTCTCGAGTATCAGGGCAAACGCCTTCTGGCCGGCCATGGGATCCAGATTCCCCGTGGCGAGGTCGCCGAGACCCCGGAGGCCGCACGGGCGGCCGCGGAGTCGATCGGCGGGCGCGTCGTCGTCAAGGCGCAGGTGCAGATCGGTGGCCGCGGAAAGGCCGGCGGCATCAAGCTCGCCGAGTCCCCGGACGAGGCGCAGAAGCACGCCGAGGCGATCCTCGGCATGGACATCCGCGGGCACACGGTCAAGAGCGTCTGGATCGAGGAGGCCTCCGCGATCAAGCGGGAGTACTACGCCTCGGTCACGTTCGACCGCGCCGCACGGCGTCCGCTGGTGATGCTCTCCGCCGTCGGCGGCATGGACATCGAAGAGGTGGCCGTGTCGAACCCAGGGGCGCTGGTGCGCCGCCACATCGACCCGCTGATCGGCTTCCAGGCGCACGACGCCCGTTGGCTGACCTACCACGCGGGGATCGACGAGGAGGCCATCAAGGGCGTCATCTCGATCCTCGGGACGCTCTACGACGCCTTCGTGTCGCTCGACGCGATGCTCGTCGAGATCAACCCGCTCGTCCTCACCGAGGACGACCGCGTGATCGCCCTCGACGCGAAGGTGACGATCGACGGCAACGCCGTCCACCGGCACCCGGAGCTCTCCGAGATCGGCGACGTCTCCCCGGACGACCCCCAGGAGAAGATGGCCCGCGAGCGGGGCGTGACCTACGTCAAGCTCGACGGCGACGTCGGCATCCTCGGCAACGGCGCGGGGCTCGTGATGAGCACCCTCGACGTGGTCGCCCTGGCCGGCGGCCGTCCCGCGAACTTCCTGGACGCGGGTGGCGGCTCGAAGGCCGACGAGGTCGTCACCGCCCTCGAGGTGCTGCTGAGCGACGAGAAGGTCAAGGCGCTGCTGGTGAACATCTTCGGCGGCATCACCCGCTGCGACGAGGTCGCGGAGGGCCTGCTCACCGCCCTCGAGCGGCTGGGCACGACCCTGCCCATCGTGGTGCGCCTGGACGGCACGAACGAGGACGCGGGCCGCGCGATCATCAGGGAGCGTGCCCCGTCCAACGTGGTGGTCGAGGAGACGATGCTCTCCGCCGCCCGACGAGCCGTCGAACTGGCGAAGGAGAACGCATGA
- a CDS encoding acyl-CoA carboxylase subunit beta, with amino-acid sequence MSAGDRIDQLHRLREEALHAGTEAAVQRQHDRGKLTARERIELLVDPDSFVELDMFTRHRAHGFGLEDTRPWGDGVITGHGTIDGRRVFLFSQDFTVFGGSLGEVFAEKIVKVMDMAVKMGCPLIGINDSGGARIQEGVVSLGGYADIFFRNVRASGVIPQISVIMGPSAGGAVYSPAITDFIFMVRETSHMFITGPEVIKTVTGEDVTMEELGGAQSHATKSGVAHFAADSEQDCLEMVRDLFSYLPQNNLDPAPFLATADPVDRAEPELATIVPDVATKPYDMTHVIELIVDDGDFFEVAPLYAQNIVIGYARLAGHVVGVVGNQPKALAGVLDIDASIKAARFVRFCDAFNIPLVTLVDVPGFLPGTTQEYNGIILHGAKLLYAYAEATVPKLTVITRKAYGGAYDVMSSKHVGGDFNAAWPTAEIAVMGAEGAVNIVFRRELQETEKAGGDVAARRAQLIADYTERFANPYIAAERGYIDAVIDPRETRGWLIRSLETALTKRELRPRRKHGNIPL; translated from the coding sequence GTGAGCGCCGGGGACAGGATCGACCAGCTCCACCGCCTCCGCGAGGAGGCCCTGCACGCCGGCACCGAGGCCGCCGTCCAGCGGCAGCACGACCGCGGCAAGCTGACGGCGCGCGAGCGCATCGAGCTGCTGGTCGACCCGGACAGCTTCGTCGAGCTGGACATGTTCACGCGCCACCGCGCACACGGCTTCGGCCTGGAGGACACCCGCCCCTGGGGCGACGGCGTCATCACCGGCCACGGCACCATCGACGGCCGCCGCGTCTTCCTGTTCAGCCAGGACTTCACCGTCTTCGGCGGCAGCCTCGGCGAGGTCTTCGCGGAGAAGATCGTCAAGGTCATGGACATGGCCGTGAAGATGGGCTGCCCGCTCATCGGCATCAACGACTCGGGCGGCGCGCGCATCCAGGAGGGCGTCGTCAGCCTCGGCGGCTACGCCGACATCTTCTTCCGCAACGTCCGCGCGAGCGGGGTCATCCCCCAGATCTCCGTGATCATGGGACCGTCCGCCGGCGGCGCCGTCTACAGCCCCGCGATCACCGACTTCATCTTCATGGTGCGCGAGACGAGCCACATGTTCATCACCGGCCCGGAGGTCATCAAGACCGTCACCGGCGAGGACGTCACCATGGAGGAGCTCGGCGGGGCCCAGAGCCACGCCACGAAGTCGGGCGTCGCCCACTTCGCCGCCGACTCCGAGCAGGACTGCCTGGAGATGGTGCGCGACCTCTTCTCGTACCTGCCGCAGAACAACCTCGACCCCGCGCCGTTCCTGGCGACGGCCGACCCCGTGGACCGGGCCGAGCCGGAGCTCGCGACGATCGTCCCCGACGTCGCCACCAAGCCGTACGACATGACGCACGTCATCGAGCTGATCGTGGACGACGGCGACTTCTTCGAGGTCGCCCCCCTCTACGCCCAGAACATCGTCATCGGGTACGCCCGCCTCGCCGGCCACGTCGTCGGCGTCGTCGGCAACCAGCCGAAGGCCCTCGCCGGCGTCCTCGACATCGACGCGTCCATCAAGGCCGCGCGCTTCGTGCGCTTCTGCGACGCGTTCAACATCCCGCTCGTGACGCTGGTGGACGTGCCGGGCTTCCTGCCCGGGACGACCCAGGAGTACAACGGGATCATCCTCCACGGCGCGAAGCTGCTCTACGCCTACGCCGAGGCCACGGTCCCCAAGCTCACCGTCATCACCCGCAAGGCGTACGGCGGCGCCTACGACGTCATGTCGAGCAAGCACGTCGGCGGCGACTTCAACGCGGCGTGGCCCACGGCCGAGATCGCGGTCATGGGGGCCGAGGGGGCGGTCAACATCGTCTTCCGGCGCGAGCTGCAGGAGACCGAGAAGGCCGGCGGCGACGTCGCGGCCCGGCGTGCCCAGCTCATCGCCGACTACACCGAGCGCTTCGCGAACCCGTACATCGCGGCCGAGCGCGGCTACATCGACGCGGTGATCGACCCGCGGGAGACGCGCGGCTGGCTCATCCGCTCGCTCGAGACCGCGCTCACCAAGCGCGAGCTGCGGCCGCGGCGCAAGCACGGGAACATCCCGCTGTGA
- a CDS encoding galactose oxidase-like domain-containing protein codes for MRRNRLRHRRAAAGLVLATASAGVVALAPVVAAPGGLPAREYLRGYEPPALAGHLHDRQAFARRDAARLARCDDPVVRAAERGRCPALRRGRAAAAGTDGASALAEPDGAAALAVDTDGRWGDPFPLPVIGINTVVLATGKVLMFAYPTADLTRNEATAYVWDPATRTSRRVDPPLNPATGKPFNIWCAGQAVLADGRVLVAGGNLEYPANGLDYKGLRALFTFNPFTETWTRQPDMAHGRWYPTVTTLPDGRAVIHNGYDEQGLFRINQDVEVFTPSADPNGVGTLSLKPTARRYTELYPHMFVVPGGKVLQVGPDQTAALLDTNSWTWQGLPIPPTDRVWGSAVLMPAGPGGATRLMMIGGTDLPESEQAMASSIVLDLTNPGAGWSPGPSMAYGRSHHNTVLLPDESLLTVGGGSRRDDDLGLWAGPVYQSEILDPGAGSWRGVVSQIEERTYHSTAVLLPDGRVLAAGDDRPGARFADNGEFYEPPYLFRGARPTIDFAPTAVRYGAGFRVATGTPSAITRAVLVRAGSTTHANDMDQRSIRLAMTTQADGLTLSTPADATLAPPGYYMLFLVDGNGVPSVARMLRLDPNAPDAPPLPGGTNAPPSAAFTQAPAAPTTADTVVFTDTSTDSDGTIASRGWDLDDDGAFDDGGAVTAGRTFPAGSHVVRLRVTDDDGAASTATRTVTVSTAPGANLLPNPSFEAGTSGWFNYRSTITRQVVAGAPDGAAVARVARATGADYSIDDDPDTVLSATAGHRYEARAVVRAGAGSSVGKTVRIVIRERRPDNVVAAQTIATTTLTNTFTPVTVTATVGATGNRIDMYVMQLAAGANNAFQVDAMSLRRL; via the coding sequence ATGAGACGCAACCGCCTCAGGCACCGCCGCGCGGCGGCCGGCCTGGTCCTCGCCACCGCCAGCGCAGGCGTGGTCGCGCTGGCCCCCGTCGTCGCGGCCCCCGGCGGGCTCCCGGCCCGGGAGTACCTCCGGGGGTACGAGCCGCCCGCGCTCGCCGGCCACCTCCACGACCGCCAGGCGTTCGCCCGCCGCGACGCGGCGCGGCTGGCCCGATGCGACGACCCGGTCGTCCGCGCCGCCGAACGCGGCCGGTGCCCGGCGCTGCGCCGCGGTCGGGCGGCGGCCGCCGGCACGGACGGGGCGTCCGCGCTCGCCGAGCCCGACGGCGCCGCCGCCCTCGCGGTCGACACCGACGGGCGCTGGGGGGACCCCTTCCCGCTGCCGGTCATCGGCATCAACACGGTGGTCCTGGCCACGGGCAAGGTGCTCATGTTCGCGTACCCGACGGCGGACCTGACGCGCAACGAGGCGACCGCCTACGTGTGGGATCCGGCGACGCGCACGTCGCGGCGGGTCGACCCGCCGCTCAACCCGGCCACCGGGAAGCCCTTCAACATCTGGTGCGCGGGGCAGGCGGTGCTGGCCGACGGCCGGGTCCTCGTCGCCGGCGGCAACCTCGAGTACCCGGCGAACGGGCTGGACTACAAGGGGCTGAGGGCCCTCTTCACCTTCAACCCGTTCACGGAGACCTGGACGCGCCAGCCCGACATGGCCCACGGCCGCTGGTACCCGACGGTGACCACGCTCCCCGACGGCCGCGCGGTGATCCACAACGGCTACGACGAGCAGGGCCTCTTCCGCATCAACCAGGACGTGGAGGTGTTCACGCCGTCCGCCGACCCGAACGGGGTCGGCACCCTGTCGCTCAAGCCCACCGCCCGCCGCTACACCGAGCTCTACCCGCACATGTTCGTCGTGCCGGGAGGCAAGGTCCTGCAGGTCGGGCCGGACCAGACCGCGGCCCTCCTCGACACGAACAGCTGGACGTGGCAGGGGCTCCCCATCCCGCCCACCGACCGCGTGTGGGGCAGTGCGGTCCTCATGCCCGCCGGCCCCGGGGGGGCGACCCGCCTCATGATGATCGGTGGCACGGACCTGCCCGAGAGCGAGCAGGCGATGGCCTCCTCCATCGTCCTCGACCTGACGAACCCGGGGGCGGGCTGGAGCCCCGGCCCGTCGATGGCGTACGGCCGCTCCCACCACAACACCGTGCTGCTGCCCGACGAGTCGCTCCTGACCGTCGGCGGGGGGTCGCGTCGCGACGACGACCTCGGTCTCTGGGCGGGACCCGTCTACCAGTCCGAGATCCTCGACCCCGGCGCCGGGTCGTGGCGGGGCGTCGTCTCCCAGATCGAGGAGCGCACGTACCACTCGACGGCGGTCCTCCTCCCGGACGGTCGCGTGCTCGCCGCCGGGGACGACCGCCCCGGCGCGCGGTTCGCGGACAACGGCGAGTTCTACGAGCCGCCGTACCTCTTCCGGGGCGCCCGCCCGACCATCGACTTCGCACCCACCGCGGTGCGGTACGGGGCCGGGTTCCGCGTGGCGACGGGCACGCCGTCCGCGATCACGCGCGCCGTGCTCGTGCGCGCAGGATCGACGACGCACGCGAACGACATGGACCAGCGCTCGATCCGGCTCGCGATGACCACACAGGCGGACGGGCTGACGCTCAGCACCCCGGCGGACGCCACGCTCGCGCCCCCGGGGTACTACATGCTGTTCCTGGTCGACGGCAACGGCGTCCCCTCGGTCGCGCGGATGCTGCGCCTCGACCCGAACGCGCCCGACGCCCCGCCGCTGCCCGGTGGGACCAACGCGCCTCCCAGCGCCGCCTTCACCCAGGCCCCCGCGGCCCCCACGACGGCGGACACGGTCGTGTTCACCGACACCTCCACCGATTCGGACGGCACGATCGCCTCCCGCGGGTGGGACCTCGACGACGACGGCGCGTTCGACGATGGCGGTGCCGTCACCGCCGGCCGGACGTTCCCGGCCGGGAGCCACGTCGTGCGGTTGCGGGTGACCGACGACGACGGGGCGGCGTCCACGGCGACCCGGACCGTCACGGTGTCGACGGCGCCCGGTGCCAACCTCCTGCCCAACCCGTCCTTCGAGGCGGGCACCTCGGGCTGGTTCAACTACCGGTCGACGATCACGCGACAGGTCGTCGCGGGAGCCCCGGACGGCGCCGCCGTGGCGCGCGTGGCCCGCGCGACCGGTGCCGACTACAGCATCGACGACGACCCCGACACGGTCCTCTCGGCGACCGCCGGCCACCGCTACGAGGCGCGCGCGGTGGTGCGGGCCGGCGCCGGGTCGTCGGTGGGCAAGACCGTCCGCATCGTCATCCGCGAGCGGCGCCCGGACAACGTGGTGGCCGCCCAGACCATCGCCACGACCACGCTCACGAACACCTTCACGCCCGTGACCGTCACCGCCACCGTCGGCGCGACGGGCAACCGCATCGACATGTACGTGATGCAGCTCGCCGCGGGGGCGAACAACGCCTTCCAGGTGGACGCCATGAGCCTCAGGAGGCTGTGA
- a CDS encoding glycosyltransferase, producing MTDELLLAGALMIPLLALLDAENIVTCLRPALGLADERSDDFTILVPLYGDPRYFCNREYLQRHRGNVVLVVNTTTKAMRRFANGCEWQGWRVERVPVASAHSPMDMLTVALGRVTTRYAIRLDGDTWTKQDVGRAVAAMEREGVDLCSAKVLPDRRETVAEHMQAIEYALAMRGRHHRPWMTSGAITLARTDALRAIMRHHSNYFYGEDIEVGKIAKCLGLRVAHVDLTVYTEVPPTFRELIRQRTGWWCGSFRSAFVNFDKNLRFPVYWTYNIVLVWLLLTGKLVSGVDDYQLVPAVILIYTALIVVCNWPVRTSWMVLFPYYSLAQVLLMPAFGVARYVRLVRSTGHWGRYRYPTLVRRRWRRLALEPVASAPAIPAPEPRR from the coding sequence GTGACCGACGAGCTGCTCCTCGCGGGGGCGCTGATGATCCCCCTGCTGGCCCTCCTCGACGCGGAGAACATCGTGACGTGCCTCCGCCCGGCCCTCGGGCTCGCGGACGAGCGCAGCGACGACTTCACGATCCTCGTGCCGCTCTACGGCGACCCGCGCTACTTCTGCAACCGGGAGTACCTGCAGCGGCACCGCGGCAACGTCGTCCTCGTGGTGAACACCACCACGAAGGCGATGCGACGGTTCGCCAACGGCTGCGAATGGCAGGGGTGGCGGGTGGAGCGGGTCCCCGTGGCGTCCGCCCACTCGCCGATGGACATGCTCACCGTCGCGCTCGGGCGCGTCACCACCCGCTACGCGATCCGGCTCGACGGCGACACGTGGACGAAGCAGGACGTCGGGCGCGCGGTCGCCGCGATGGAGCGCGAGGGCGTCGACCTGTGCAGCGCGAAGGTGCTCCCCGACCGGCGCGAGACCGTGGCCGAGCACATGCAGGCCATCGAGTACGCGCTCGCGATGCGCGGACGCCACCACCGGCCGTGGATGACGAGCGGGGCGATCACGCTGGCGCGCACCGATGCGCTGCGGGCGATCATGCGGCACCACTCGAACTACTTCTACGGCGAGGACATCGAGGTCGGGAAGATCGCGAAGTGCCTCGGCCTGCGCGTCGCGCACGTGGACCTCACGGTCTACACCGAGGTCCCCCCGACGTTCCGGGAGCTGATCCGCCAGCGGACCGGATGGTGGTGCGGGTCGTTCCGCTCCGCCTTCGTGAACTTCGACAAGAACCTGCGCTTCCCGGTCTACTGGACCTACAACATCGTCCTCGTCTGGTTGCTGCTGACGGGGAAGCTGGTCTCCGGCGTCGACGACTACCAGCTCGTCCCGGCCGTGATCCTGATCTACACGGCACTGATCGTGGTGTGCAACTGGCCGGTGCGCACCTCCTGGATGGTGCTGTTCCCCTACTACAGCCTGGCCCAGGTGCTGCTGATGCCGGCCTTCGGCGTCGCGCGCTACGTGAGGCTCGTGCGCAGCACCGGCCACTGGGGGCGCTACCGCTACCCGACGCTCGTGCGCCGGCGGTGGCGCCGTCTGGCGCTCGAGCCCGTGGCGTCGGCGCCGGCGATCCCCGCTCCGGAACCGAGGAGATGA
- a CDS encoding GNAT family N-acetyltransferase has protein sequence MTRTLSNDRAAVLVEAVRRVIDGVRRRAVTVAGAYRRLGVAGAAVAIAGRLPRRLVSVQWYELHETITPGVPVVPPWPDTRTAGTDDVAALAAAGQATADDIRGRLRNGDTAYLAYDAGEPIGYLWLRARSWREDDTEFVLQDDERWAYDSFVVPAHRGRRIAPAVTVHAMAELRRAGVRRVLSVIDRLNEASLRASRRYGARLIGTFLTVALPGLVVVREQPPDGGRAAWSLHRRHGPIVRTPPPSAPPPSGAAT, from the coding sequence ATGACACGCACCCTCTCCAACGACCGGGCCGCGGTGCTCGTCGAGGCGGTCCGACGGGTCATCGACGGGGTCCGGCGGCGTGCCGTGACCGTGGCTGGTGCCTACCGCCGCCTCGGGGTCGCGGGCGCCGCCGTCGCGATCGCCGGCCGCCTCCCCCGCCGCCTCGTCAGCGTCCAGTGGTACGAGCTGCACGAGACGATCACGCCCGGCGTCCCCGTGGTGCCGCCGTGGCCGGACACCCGGACGGCGGGGACCGACGACGTCGCCGCCCTCGCCGCCGCCGGCCAGGCGACGGCCGACGACATCCGGGGGCGCCTGCGCAACGGCGACACCGCCTACCTCGCCTACGACGCGGGCGAGCCGATCGGCTACCTCTGGCTGCGCGCCCGCAGCTGGCGGGAGGACGACACCGAGTTCGTGCTGCAGGACGACGAGCGCTGGGCCTACGACTCGTTCGTGGTGCCCGCCCACCGCGGCCGCCGGATCGCCCCCGCGGTGACCGTGCACGCGATGGCCGAGCTGCGGCGCGCCGGCGTGCGGCGCGTCCTGTCGGTGATCGACCGCCTCAACGAGGCGTCGCTGCGCGCGTCGCGCCGGTACGGGGCGCGCCTCATCGGCACGTTCCTGACGGTCGCGCTGCCGGGCCTCGTGGTCGTGCGCGAGCAGCCGCCCGACGGGGGGCGCGCCGCCTGGTCGCTCCACCGCCGCCACGGCCCCATCGTGCGCACGCCTCCCCCGTCGGCGCCGCCCCCCTCCGGCGCCGCGACGTGA
- the sucD gene encoding succinate--CoA ligase subunit alpha: protein MSILVDASTKLVVQGITGREGAFHATRNKAYGTQVVAGVTPGKAGQDVDGIPVFNSVDDAAQETGANTAMVFVPPRFAADAILEALDSPVEVVVCITEGIPAHDMLRVYTHLKRGSKTLIGPNCPGVISPGIATVGIMPTQVFEPGRVGLVSRSGTLTYQISKELALLGIGQSTVVGIGGDPVVGSSFIDMLARFEDDPDTDLVVMVGEIGGAEEEGAADYIAANMSTPVVGYVAGFQAPPGKQMGHAGAIITGSSGTAQAKKEALEARGVRVGESPTAVAQIVKEQLG from the coding sequence ATGAGCATCCTCGTCGACGCATCGACCAAGCTCGTGGTGCAGGGCATCACCGGTCGTGAGGGCGCGTTCCACGCGACCCGCAACAAGGCCTACGGCACGCAGGTCGTCGCCGGGGTCACGCCGGGCAAGGCCGGCCAGGACGTGGACGGCATCCCCGTCTTCAACTCGGTGGACGACGCCGCGCAGGAGACCGGGGCCAACACGGCCATGGTCTTCGTGCCGCCGCGGTTCGCCGCCGACGCGATCCTCGAGGCGCTCGACAGCCCCGTCGAGGTCGTCGTCTGCATCACCGAGGGCATCCCGGCGCACGACATGCTCCGGGTCTACACGCACCTGAAGCGCGGGAGCAAGACGCTCATCGGCCCGAACTGCCCGGGCGTCATCAGCCCCGGCATCGCCACCGTCGGGATCATGCCGACGCAGGTGTTCGAGCCGGGCCGGGTCGGGCTGGTCAGCCGCAGCGGCACGCTGACCTACCAGATCTCCAAGGAGCTGGCGCTCCTCGGGATCGGCCAGAGCACCGTCGTCGGCATCGGCGGCGACCCCGTCGTGGGCAGCTCGTTCATCGACATGCTCGCCCGCTTCGAGGACGACCCGGACACCGATCTGGTGGTCATGGTCGGCGAGATCGGAGGGGCGGAGGAGGAGGGCGCCGCGGACTACATCGCGGCGAACATGTCCACCCCGGTCGTCGGCTACGTCGCCGGCTTCCAGGCCCCCCCGGGCAAGCAGATGGGCCACGCCGGAGCCATCATCACCGGCTCCAGCGGCACGGCGCAGGCCAAGAAGGAGGCGCTCGAGGCGCGGGGCGTGCGGGTGGGCGAGAGCCCGACCGCCGTCGCGCAGATCGTCAAGGAGCAGCTGGGCTGA